AGCAGTTCAAAAACGGCCATCCGAAGGATGTTCTTGTCGACGCGCGCCATCCGGTCCAGTGACCAGTGCTCGGAACAACTCTTGATGAGTCCGTCTATTTCGCGGATATGGTTCCGTGTCCCCCGGATGAGTTCCGATGCGAAATCCCTGACGTTTTCCGCCACGTCGAAATTCATCCAGTAGAGTTCGATCGCCTCTTCGGGGTCGATGCGGGAAACATCGACCTGATACAGGACCTGCAATGCAACTTCTCGAGCTTTT
This DNA window, taken from Deltaproteobacteria bacterium, encodes the following:
- the nusB gene encoding transcription antitermination factor NusB, giving the protein MGHRRKAREVALQVLYQVDVSRIDPEEAIELYWMNFDVAENVRDFASELIRGTRNHIREIDGLIKSCSEHWSLDRMARVDKNILRMAVFELLYCEDIPPKATLNEAIDLGKEYGSENSGSFINGILDAIYSKLKVGNED